The genomic DNA GCACTATGCCATGGCGGGCGCGCTGATGGGGATCGAGGAATACGGCAGGCTCTGCTATGAGGCGATGAGCGACATCCCGGTTACCGAGGACCCGCGCGTGGATTCAAGCCCGATCTATCTGTTTGAGCTCTTTGGACTGCACGAGTGGCTGAGACTCGGCAACCGGTTCAACAGCGCCATCAGCGACGCCGAGGAATTGGGAAAAGAGGACGAATGACAAACGATAAAGGCCCGGCAATCCCATGGGATTGCCGGGCCTTTTCACATTAAAAATATCAAACAGCCCCGAAGCTGCTGTCGAACCCGTCAAAATCGCCAAATCCGCTGAAATCGGAGGAACCGCTGTCGCCGGTGTCAAAGGGATACATGTCGTAGTCGCCGCCTTCCTGCAATTCATCAAGAAAGAAGAGCGGATCATCAAAGAGCTGGTCGCCCGGCTCCATCCCGAAGACTTCGGCGCCCTCCGGCGTGAGGTAGCCCTGGTTATCGATCTCGTAACGGTAGTCGAAGAGCTCTTCGCCGCTCAGGAAAAGGGAGAGCGGGAAATAGCTGAGTTCAGAGATCATCACCCCAAAAACGAACGGATCCTCCTCGTAAACACCTTCATGGGTGCGGCTGAACAAGCCGGAGACATAGATGTAAGCGCCGTCTGAAACGAGAGAATCCCGGTGAACAGTCACGGCGAACTCGTCATCGGGCCATAGCATGCTGGAAAGGGTTTCTTCCGCCGCCGGTACGAGAAAGTAATCATAAACCTCATCCACCGTATAGGAATAGGCGTTATCCCCGGCCTGACCCGGGAGATTCCAGTCGTCCGGGAGCGGTTCTGCCGGCTCGCTGATGGAAAATTCCGGCTCCACCGTGAGGTCGGGTTCCCGTTCGGGGGTGGCGCTGGCGAAGGAGAACAGACCGATGACCGCTGTCAGGATAAACGGAATCAGTGCGACCCCCGCGATGACCAGAGCGATCAGGCAGCCTTTGCGGCTGCCGTCGCCGCGGGTTTTATGCGGATTGTAATAGTCATAGCTCTGCTTGTGGCCGGGGCCGGAATAGCCCGCCGGAGCGCGGTAATAGTTTCCGCGCTCCTTCTCAAAAACACTCTGGTCGAATTCATCCGAGATATCGTACCGGTCGCGGTTCGCGTTGGCCTGTTCGTCACGTTTTTCCTGTTCGGCGCGCTCCCGGTTGCGGATACGTACGGTACAGATGGCGCAGGTGTCTGAAGTGGAGCTGCCCGGCAGCTCCTTGCCGCATTCAGAGCAGCGCTTTTTGGGCATGCCCGGCCGAATGCAGCCGTCATCCGGCTGTTCGGCCGGCGCAGCGGAGGGCGCGGATTCGCGGGGCTCATCGCCAGAGGGTTCCTCCTCGATCTTTACGCCGCAGTAGGAGCAGTAGACGCTGTCCTCGACAATCTCGCTGCCGCATTTTCTACAGAACATAGGTTACCCCTTCCTGCTTCCCGGCGCGGGAAGCGATCAATCATTCGGCCGGCCGACACAGAGCTGCAGCGCGACCTCGGCCGCGGTGGCGGCGTCGGGCGTATAACGGTCCGCGCCGATCGTATCGCAATAGGCTTGTGTGACCGGCGCACCGCCGATCATGACCTTGACCCGGTCTGCGAGCGGGGAGCTTTTCACAAGCGCAACCACGTTTTTCATCTCATTCATGGTGGTGGTCAGCAGCGCCGAGCAGGCGATGATCTGCGCCTGATGTTCCTCGGCGGCGGAAAGGTACTTTTCCGCGGACACGTCGACCCCGAGATCGATCACCTTGAGCCCTTTGCCTTCGAGCATCATCTTCACAAGGTTTTTGCCGATGTCGTGCAGGTCCCCTTTGACCGTTCCAATGACGACCGTGCCTTTATTCTCCATTCCGCCGCTGGCGAGCAGGGGCCGCAGCAGATCGATCCCCGCGTTCATGGCGCGCGCGGCGATGAGCACCTCGGGGATAAAGACCTGATTCAGCTTGAACTTTTCCCCGATGACATTCATCCCGGCGAGCAGGCCGCCGTCCAGAATCTCTTGCGGAGGAATCCCGGCTTCAATCGCTTTATTGACAGCATCTTTGACGGCGGGCGCGCGGCCCTGCTGCAGAAATTTACTGATTTCCTCCAAAATAGCGGACATGATTCTGCCTCCCTGTGGCCGGCCCTGGCCGGCTGTTTAAAACAACGTATCGCAAATGATACATATTTATACGTGCCAGCTTTCATCATACCTTATTTTCCTGTTTTTTTCAAGCGCCTGAAGGGAGCGGCAAAGGGGAAGAATCTTCCGGCATTTCCAGCGCGGCAGGCTTTTTTCCAGCGGCTGCAAGCGGGGGGAGGGGGATGTTTCCAATAATATGAAAGGACGGTAAAAAAATTGTGACATTCATAAAATGTTCACAACCAGCCGTTATCATGGTTGATGAGCCGCAAGGCGAACCAAGGAAAAGGAGGGCGATCAATGGAAAAACCTGCGGTCAAGATCCGAAAGACGACAGCAGGGAAAATGACAGAATCAAGCGGGATATTTGGAAAGCTGCTGTGGATGGCGTGTATGGCGGCCGCGGTGTTCCTGTTTTATGCCGTGGCCCCGGGTATGAAAGCCGAAGCCCGCGCTCAGGTTGTGCGGGAAACGCGCGCTGTAACATTCACGGAGAAGATCCCCTTTCGCACCGATTACATCGAACTGCCGAATTATTACCGCGGCTATACCGAACACGTCAGCGACGGTGTCATGGGTGAAAAGGAGACAACCTTCCAGGTGGTCTATGAAGGAGGCATCCCGGTGCGGATTGTCTCGGTCCAGTCAAGGGAACTGGCCAAGCCGGTCAACGAAGTGGTGCGGCGGGGTGCGAAGGTGCTCGAAAGCCGGACTGTGGACGGCGGCGCCTCGAAGGTATCCTTTGCAAACCCTCTCAAAGGGCGCGGATGGCTTTCCGCTGATTTTTATGACTATCATGGACACAACGGAATCGACATCGCAGCGCCACGCGGCACACCGGTCTATGCGGCCGCCGAAGGGAAAGTTTCGCTTGCCGGGTGGTATGGGGAATACGGCCGGTGCGTCATCATCGACCATGCGGATGGTTCCCAGACCCTGTACGGCCACAACAGCGCCCTGATGGTTTCCGCCGGGCAGACGGTGAAACAGGGCCAGAAGATCGCGGAAGTCGGCTCGACTGGGAATTCGACCGGGAACCACTTACATCTGGAGCTGCGGGTGGGCAGCCGTTTTTTGGACCCGCTCATATACTTAGACCAATAAAAATCGACCGCTGCTGGGAGCAGCGGTCGATTTTTTTATTTATTTTCCGATTTATTTTCCGAGGCGGCCTTTTTCTGGTTCTCGGAAACGATTTTGCGGAACAGCTCCATCGACTCACGGATATGGTACCGGCAGTAGGCGCCGGCCATCTCGGAATCACGCTGCTTGATCATCTGAAGCATCCGGTAATGGTAGGTGACGCCGATCTGGTA from Anaerotruncus rubiinfantis includes the following:
- a CDS encoding zinc ribbon domain-containing protein produces the protein MFCRKCGSEIVEDSVYCSYCGVKIEEEPSGDEPRESAPSAAPAEQPDDGCIRPGMPKKRCSECGKELPGSSTSDTCAICTVRIRNRERAEQEKRDEQANANRDRYDISDEFDQSVFEKERGNYYRAPAGYSGPGHKQSYDYYNPHKTRGDGSRKGCLIALVIAGVALIPFILTAVIGLFSFASATPEREPDLTVEPEFSISEPAEPLPDDWNLPGQAGDNAYSYTVDEVYDYFLVPAAEETLSSMLWPDDEFAVTVHRDSLVSDGAYIYVSGLFSRTHEGVYEEDPFVFGVMISELSYFPLSLFLSGEELFDYRYEIDNQGYLTPEGAEVFGMEPGDQLFDDPLFFLDELQEGGDYDMYPFDTGDSGSSDFSGFGDFDGFDSSFGAV
- a CDS encoding corrinoid protein; the protein is MSAILEEISKFLQQGRAPAVKDAVNKAIEAGIPPQEILDGGLLAGMNVIGEKFKLNQVFIPEVLIAARAMNAGIDLLRPLLASGGMENKGTVVIGTVKGDLHDIGKNLVKMMLEGKGLKVIDLGVDVSAEKYLSAAEEHQAQIIACSALLTTTMNEMKNVVALVKSSPLADRVKVMIGGAPVTQAYCDTIGADRYTPDAATAAEVALQLCVGRPND
- a CDS encoding peptidoglycan DD-metalloendopeptidase family protein, with product MEKPAVKIRKTTAGKMTESSGIFGKLLWMACMAAAVFLFYAVAPGMKAEARAQVVRETRAVTFTEKIPFRTDYIELPNYYRGYTEHVSDGVMGEKETTFQVVYEGGIPVRIVSVQSRELAKPVNEVVRRGAKVLESRTVDGGASKVSFANPLKGRGWLSADFYDYHGHNGIDIAAPRGTPVYAAAEGKVSLAGWYGEYGRCVIIDHADGSQTLYGHNSALMVSAGQTVKQGQKIAEVGSTGNSTGNHLHLELRVGSRFLDPLIYLDQ